From a single Clupea harengus chromosome 24, Ch_v2.0.2, whole genome shotgun sequence genomic region:
- the LOC105901541 gene encoding zinc finger protein Gfi-1b-like: MPRSFLVRSKRGSCHSSRPPRDVSSYLRPVESPESLRNAGTEWAAPVRTPVPPKDPGTGAVEAVPSPPSPSLSSWPEASKDVSPTHPHIWRSLHPKDPSRRQPHDPHDPTHPCESSQELQRLLEVYQRGGGQAAGCPQISVSASPLGSYPFCSKGFSSVSGSEAIIHRADGGLHKLSVLKSDGTVLRTCSDAGHRGHRGHRGHKERTFQCTVCSKVFKRSSTLSTHLLIHSDTRPYPCQYCGKRFHQKSDMKKHTFIHTGEKPHVCAVCGRAFSQSSNLITHSRKHCDQRPFSCPRCLYSCQRKVELRRHQELHCAHTLLYAQS, encoded by the exons atGCCCCGCTCCTTCCTGGTGAGGTCTAAGAGGGGGTCCTGTCACTCCTCCCGGCCGCCCAGAGACGTCAGCTCTTACCTGCGCCCGGTGGAATCGCCCGAGTCCCTGAGGAACGCAGGCACTGAGTGGGCCGCCCCTGTCAGGACCCCTGTGCCACCGAAGGACCCGGGGACGGGCGCGGTGGAGGCTGTGCcctcccccccgtccccctcgCTCTCCAGCTGGCCCGAAG CCTCCAAAGACGTCTCCCCTACACACCCTCACATCTGGCGCTCTCTGCACCCCAAAGACCCGAGCAGGCGGCAGCCTCATGACCCCCATGACCCCACACACCCCTGCGAGTCGTCCCAGGAGCTCCAGAGGCTGCTGGAAGTGTATCAGCGGGGTGGCGGCCAAGCTGCAGGCTGTCCTCAGATCAGTGTCAGCGCCTCCCCTCTGGGGTCATACCCATTCTGTAGTAAG ggtttctcctctgtctccggGTCAGAGGCCATCATACACAGGGCTGATGGAGGTCTGCACAAGCTCAGCGTCTTGAAGAGTGATGGCACGGTCCTCCGAACCTGCTCAGACGCAGGCCACAGAGGCCACAGAGGTCACCGAGGTCACAAG GAGAGGACGTTCCAGTGTACGGTGTGCAGTAAGGTCTTCAAGcgctcctccaccctctccacccACCTGCTCATCCACTCTGACACACGGCCCTACCCCTGCCAGTACTGTGGCAAGAGGTTCCACCAGAAGTCCGACATGAAGAAACACAccttcatacacacag gagagaagcCCCacgtgtgtgcggtgtgtggcCGCGCATTCAGCCAGAGCTCCAACCTGATCACACACAGCCGTAAGCACTGCGACCAGAGGCCCTTCAGCTGCCCACGCTGCCTCTACAGCTGCCAGCGCAAGGTGGAGCTGCGCAGACACCAGGAGCtgcactgcgcacacacactgctgtatgctcagagctaa